Proteins encoded by one window of Oscillatoria salina IIICB1:
- a CDS encoding DUF7682 family zinc-binding protein: MPRRKKKFPCGHSGYGQSCHRCEQKQASWERKKHKKQQWEDSFAKDPIDLSTLPKNVVIKARRIIAGLESQRDYREYRGKRLRHDRFVISIPVTRHYRLLCRDRGSILVPEEVISHEDYNVRKPGS, translated from the coding sequence ATGCCTAGAAGAAAGAAAAAATTTCCTTGCGGTCATAGCGGATATGGACAAAGTTGTCATCGTTGCGAGCAAAAACAAGCAAGTTGGGAAAGAAAAAAACATAAAAAGCAACAATGGGAAGACAGCTTTGCGAAAGATCCCATCGATTTAAGCACATTACCAAAGAATGTTGTTATTAAAGCACGTAGAATTATCGCAGGGCTAGAAAGTCAGAGAGATTATCGAGAATATCGAGGGAAACGACTTAGACACGATCGCTTTGTGATCTCTATTCCTGTTACCCGTCATTATCGCCTGCTTTGTCGCGATCGCGGTAGTATCTTAGTTCCTGAAGAAGTGATCTCTCACGAGGACTATAACGTTCGCAAACCGGGCAGTTAA
- a CDS encoding cysteine desulfurase family protein codes for MQIYLDYSATTPTRPEARGKMQEILTQGWGNPSSLHEWGQRAATTIELARMQVGSLIGASNPDAIIFTSGGTEADNLAIMGVARQYSTPQHIIISSVEHSAIAEPVQLLAQWGWQVTRLPVNSRGRVNPLDLEAALQANTVLVSIIYGQSEVGTLQPISELAAITRKRNVLFHTDAVQVAGRLPVNVEKLGVDLLSLSSHKIYGPQGAGALYLRPGVELVPLFGGGGQEMKLRSGTQAVPNIAGFGVAAELAAAEMSVETPRLIKLRDLLFGLLADCDYLTPTGDRWHRLPHHVSFTVSVPGITGKTLVRQMNLAGIGISAGSACHSGKLSPSPILKAMDYSDNNALAGIRLTLGRETSEADIEWTAMVLKHILERLLAKELVSSR; via the coding sequence ATGCAAATTTATTTAGACTATAGCGCGACAACGCCGACACGCCCAGAAGCGAGAGGCAAAATGCAAGAAATCCTCACGCAAGGGTGGGGCAACCCTTCTAGTTTACATGAATGGGGACAAAGGGCAGCGACGACAATTGAGTTGGCGAGAATGCAAGTTGGCAGTTTAATCGGTGCATCAAACCCAGATGCGATTATTTTCACATCTGGAGGAACCGAAGCGGACAACTTGGCAATTATGGGCGTAGCGCGGCAATACTCAACGCCTCAACATATCATTATTTCTAGTGTCGAACATTCTGCGATCGCCGAACCCGTGCAACTTTTGGCACAATGGGGTTGGCAAGTGACGCGCTTACCTGTAAATAGCAGAGGTAGAGTTAATCCTCTCGACTTGGAAGCAGCTTTGCAAGCAAATACTGTCTTAGTATCGATTATTTACGGTCAAAGTGAAGTGGGAACTTTACAACCAATTTCCGAACTTGCCGCAATTACCCGCAAGCGAAACGTCCTCTTTCACACCGATGCAGTGCAAGTGGCGGGACGTTTGCCCGTAAATGTGGAAAAATTAGGCGTAGATTTACTTTCCCTTTCGAGTCATAAAATTTATGGTCCCCAAGGTGCAGGGGCGCTTTATCTTCGTCCTGGAGTCGAATTAGTTCCCCTCTTTGGTGGTGGGGGACAAGAGATGAAATTGCGTTCTGGGACTCAAGCAGTACCGAATATTGCGGGATTTGGTGTAGCCGCCGAACTTGCAGCCGCCGAAATGTCGGTAGAGACACCCAGGTTGATAAAATTACGGGATTTGCTGTTTGGGCTTTTAGCCGACTGTGACTATTTAACACCAACTGGCGATCGCTGGCATCGTTTGCCCCATCACGTTAGTTTTACAGTTTCCGTCCCTGGAATTACTGGAAAAACCCTGGTAAGACAAATGAACCTCGCTGGAATTGGGATTAGCGCTGGTTCTGCTTGTCATAGCGGTAAACTTAGCCCTAGTCCGATTTTAAAAGCAATGGACTACTCCGACAACAATGCTTTAGCCGGAATTCGCTTAACTTTAGGACGGGAAACCAGCGAAGCTGACATTGAATGGACAGCAATGGTCTTAAAACATATTTTAGAGCGATTATTAGCGAAAGAATTAGTTAGTAGTCGTTAA